In the genome of Tropicibacter oceani, one region contains:
- a CDS encoding YjbH domain-containing protein, producing MGSILNRLAGLAGLAVVVTTGAAEAQQNSVWDRPSLGFMGVPGLIDMPTAHPMRDADLVFSAAVVGKSNRNTLYFQITPRLSGVFRYAVLKDYDLNTGIGPYDDRFDRSFDFRYHLTEETRNRPAITIGLQDIWGTGVYSGEYITATKTFGQLRATAGVGWGRFGSYNGFTNPLGILSDDMKTRPGRTAVASGQLRTAHWFRGDMGIFGGLQYAVNDRLVLSAEYSSDQYDRETAFVDFDHQSPFNFGINYKTRWGLDAKLAYLHGTTVGVQLSYVFNPKTPGRYPGGIDSAPVPVRARPAGSAAQLGWTTDADRPKAIRASAKTLFDAEGMMLEAMSTEARVATVRFRTGRQSSAAQALGRASRILTQILPDSIERIVLIPVSENGLPAAQVTINRSDLEELEHAPDGAWQSFARAQLSDAFPVDRTLAFPEGTFPKFDWRLGPYVSATYFDPRSPIRLEYGMQATARYEPAPGFVLGGMVRGRLSGSDEDLPVSNSVIRHVRSDAGLYAKDSQIALTNLTAAHYFRPAKDVYGRVSLGYFESMYGGISGEVLWKPVNSRLALGLELNYAQQRDFNQRLGFQSYGVVTGHASAYYEAANGFDYQLDVGRYLAGDWGATVGIDRRFDNGIKIGAFATLTDVPFADFGEGSFDKGIRFEVPLSAITGRSSTQVISRTVRPVQRDGGARLIVDDRLYESVRDYHRPGLQQQWGRFWR from the coding sequence GTGGGCAGTATTCTGAACAGATTGGCCGGGTTGGCGGGTCTCGCGGTTGTCGTGACGACCGGTGCCGCAGAGGCCCAGCAGAATTCTGTCTGGGATCGGCCCAGCCTTGGGTTCATGGGGGTGCCGGGGCTGATCGACATGCCCACCGCCCACCCGATGCGGGACGCCGACCTTGTGTTCAGCGCAGCGGTCGTCGGCAAGTCCAACCGCAACACGCTGTATTTCCAGATCACGCCGCGCCTGTCGGGGGTGTTTCGCTATGCGGTTCTGAAGGACTATGACCTGAACACAGGCATCGGCCCCTATGACGACCGCTTCGACCGCAGTTTCGATTTCCGCTATCACCTGACCGAAGAAACCCGCAACCGGCCGGCGATCACCATCGGCCTGCAGGACATCTGGGGTACCGGTGTCTATTCGGGCGAATACATCACAGCCACCAAGACCTTTGGCCAGCTGCGGGCGACCGCCGGTGTCGGATGGGGACGCTTTGGGTCGTACAATGGTTTCACCAACCCGCTGGGGATCCTCAGCGACGACATGAAAACACGCCCCGGGCGCACTGCCGTTGCCTCGGGCCAGTTGCGCACGGCGCATTGGTTCCGCGGCGACATGGGGATCTTTGGCGGGCTGCAATACGCGGTGAACGACCGTCTTGTGCTGTCGGCGGAATATTCGTCGGACCAGTACGACCGCGAAACCGCCTTTGTCGATTTCGACCACCAGTCCCCGTTCAACTTTGGCATCAATTACAAGACCCGCTGGGGCCTGGATGCCAAGCTGGCTTATCTCCACGGCACGACCGTCGGCGTGCAGCTGTCCTATGTGTTCAATCCAAAGACTCCGGGCCGCTATCCCGGTGGCATCGACAGCGCCCCGGTTCCGGTTCGCGCCCGGCCCGCCGGCTCGGCCGCGCAACTGGGCTGGACCACCGACGCCGACCGCCCCAAGGCCATCCGCGCCAGCGCCAAGACCCTGTTCGACGCCGAAGGCATGATGCTGGAGGCGATGAGCACCGAGGCGCGCGTAGCCACCGTGCGGTTCCGCACCGGGCGGCAAAGCTCGGCGGCGCAGGCGCTGGGGCGGGCCTCGCGAATCCTGACGCAGATCCTGCCCGATTCGATCGAACGCATCGTGCTGATCCCGGTCAGTGAAAACGGGTTGCCAGCCGCGCAGGTGACGATCAACCGCAGCGATCTGGAAGAGCTTGAGCACGCCCCCGACGGCGCATGGCAAAGTTTTGCCCGGGCGCAGCTGTCCGATGCCTTTCCGGTGGACCGCACTCTGGCCTTTCCCGAAGGCACCTTTCCGAAATTCGACTGGCGGCTGGGCCCCTATGTCAGCGCCACCTATTTCGATCCGCGAAGCCCGATCCGCCTGGAATACGGCATGCAGGCAACCGCGCGCTATGAACCCGCGCCGGGCTTTGTGCTGGGCGGCATGGTCCGTGGCCGCCTGAGCGGCAGCGACGAGGATTTGCCGGTCTCGAACTCGGTCATCCGGCATGTCCGGTCGGACGCGGGGCTTTATGCCAAGGACAGCCAGATTGCCCTGACCAACCTGACCGCCGCGCATTATTTCCGGCCCGCCAAGGACGTCTATGGACGCGTGAGCCTTGGTTATTTCGAAAGCATGTATGGCGGCATCTCGGGCGAGGTGCTGTGGAAACCGGTGAACAGCCGTCTCGCGCTGGGGCTGGAGCTGAACTATGCCCAGCAGCGCGATTTCAACCAACGCCTTGGGTTCCAAAGCTATGGAGTCGTGACCGGCCATGCCTCGGCCTATTACGAGGCAGCGAACGGGTTCGACTATCAATTGGACGTCGGGCGCTATCTTGCCGGGGACTGGGGGGCGACCGTGGGGATCGACCGGCGGTTCGACAACGGGATCAAGATCGGCGCCTTTGCGACATTGACCGATGTTCCCTTTGCAGATTTCGGCGAAGGTTCGTTTGACAAGGGCATCCGGTTCGAAGTGCCGCTTTCGGCCATCACCGGGCGGTCCTCGACCCAGGTGATCAGCCGCACGGTGCGCCCGGTGCAGCGCGATGGCGGCGCCCGGTTGATCGTCGACGACCGGCTGTATGAAAGCGTGCGGGACTATCACCGCCCGGGGCTGCAACAGCAATGGGGGCGGTTCTGGAGATGA
- a CDS encoding helix-turn-helix transcriptional regulator — MADDHRLIQAIYDTALRQDALPDVLQDLCTRVGAFGAMIFDCTTQDGRRQVGLQHLSSAYDPDFVQAYVEAYNDQEVADQDRLADLSSTGNEINLIHDKALYRGGTQPGPNVAAMLRRGVSDRYGALLSKESWNTDRFAFQFWKNTPLPSSDQIVWAEAMLSHLAKALSMGRAVRRARVLETALDSFLDSLRMGIAVIGPSGQVIFANTEMLRIVQDRQELSINRAGNLICADGAQQPKLHALLSRDDVHGRHGARPRNEAVLFPDPDSPGEAALFVEVCPLDNHPELDKFGAGTRLVTVLDGSASQQIDAQAVARYFPLSKAEIALLGLLGDGLSNAEIAAHRARSVETINSQIKSVLRKTGTRNRTELVKVAMGLTATAPSRPLK; from the coding sequence ATGGCTGACGATCACCGTCTGATACAAGCGATTTACGACACGGCCCTGCGTCAGGACGCTTTGCCCGATGTTCTGCAAGATCTGTGCACCCGTGTCGGGGCCTTTGGCGCGATGATCTTTGACTGCACCACGCAGGACGGTCGCCGGCAAGTGGGTCTGCAACATCTGTCCAGCGCCTATGACCCTGACTTCGTGCAGGCCTATGTCGAGGCCTACAACGACCAGGAAGTCGCTGATCAGGATCGGCTGGCCGATCTGTCCTCGACCGGAAACGAAATCAACCTGATCCACGACAAGGCGCTGTATCGCGGCGGCACCCAGCCCGGGCCGAACGTGGCGGCCATGTTGCGGCGCGGCGTGTCCGACCGCTATGGCGCGCTTTTGTCCAAGGAAAGCTGGAACACCGACCGCTTTGCCTTTCAGTTCTGGAAGAATACGCCGCTGCCCTCGTCGGATCAGATCGTCTGGGCCGAAGCCATGCTGTCCCATCTGGCCAAGGCCCTGTCGATGGGGCGCGCCGTGCGCCGGGCCCGGGTGCTGGAAACCGCGCTGGACAGTTTTCTGGACAGCCTGCGCATGGGCATCGCGGTGATCGGCCCGTCGGGTCAGGTGATCTTTGCCAATACCGAAATGCTGCGCATCGTGCAGGACAGGCAGGAACTGTCGATCAACCGTGCGGGCAACCTGATCTGCGCCGACGGTGCGCAGCAGCCCAAACTGCACGCATTGCTGTCGCGCGACGACGTGCATGGCCGCCACGGCGCGCGCCCCCGCAACGAGGCCGTGCTTTTCCCGGATCCCGACAGCCCGGGCGAGGCCGCGCTTTTTGTCGAGGTCTGCCCGCTGGACAACCATCCCGAGCTGGACAAATTCGGCGCGGGCACGCGGTTGGTCACGGTGCTGGACGGGTCGGCCAGCCAGCAGATCGACGCCCAGGCCGTGGCGCGCTATTTCCCCCTGTCCAAGGCCGAGATCGCCTTGTTGGGGTTGCTGGGCGACGGGCTGTCCAACGCAGAAATCGCCGCCCACCGGGCGCGATCGGTCGAAACCATCAATTCCCAGATCAAATCGGTGCTGCGCAAGACCGGGACGCGCAACCGCACCGAACTGGTCAAGGTCGCGATGGGCCTGACCGCCACCGCGCCCAGCCGCCCGCTAAAGTGA
- a CDS encoding S8 family serine peptidase: MLTLLALCLWTNTAAAQDADLRAENALLRARIAQLEALLAEGQSCRAAPAQGDVGALIEKLGAQEEAHAWAILGLSDAPLILPDSVLTAVVPQEYLLLTDQAPEVLGIAADQVLYRYDLALTGFAARLDDGQRDALRASGVQLVENGRIYVAGSGDAAATATPVTPSQNVTAAVDVYLLDTGIRAGHRSLQGRVAAAGFTTFDNGIAAEDCSGHGTHVAARIAGHVLGVSDKARLISVKVMDAFGGGDVATVIKGIDWVMSQPRGAPAVVNMSLTRKHPGGIDPLAIAVTRLMDSGAVVVVAAGNASQDVAQFTPANIPGVITVGSVTDGQLSSFSNAGAGVDLYAPGEAVTSASIRDVCGLRQMSGTSMAAPFVTGLVAELLAQGQAPDTIPDALRQEAKQVSTGALTGETLRFVLSDLPAQVAELCPDP; the protein is encoded by the coding sequence ATGTTGACGTTACTGGCGCTCTGCCTATGGACGAACACCGCAGCGGCGCAGGACGCCGACCTGCGGGCCGAAAATGCCCTGCTGAGGGCGCGCATTGCCCAGCTCGAAGCGCTGTTGGCCGAAGGGCAATCCTGCCGTGCGGCCCCCGCGCAGGGTGACGTCGGCGCCCTGATCGAAAAGCTGGGCGCGCAGGAAGAGGCGCACGCCTGGGCCATCCTTGGACTGTCGGATGCGCCGCTGATCCTGCCCGACAGCGTTTTGACGGCGGTCGTCCCGCAGGAATACCTGTTGCTGACCGATCAGGCCCCCGAGGTGTTGGGGATCGCGGCGGATCAGGTTCTGTACCGCTATGATCTGGCGCTGACCGGCTTTGCCGCGCGGCTGGACGACGGCCAGCGTGACGCCCTGCGCGCCAGCGGTGTCCAACTGGTCGAAAATGGCCGCATCTATGTTGCCGGGTCGGGCGATGCCGCGGCAACCGCAACCCCGGTCACACCGTCGCAAAACGTCACGGCGGCGGTCGATGTCTACCTTCTGGACACCGGCATTCGCGCCGGGCACAGGTCTTTGCAGGGGCGTGTCGCGGCGGCGGGCTTTACCACCTTTGACAACGGCATCGCGGCCGAGGACTGTTCCGGGCACGGAACCCATGTCGCCGCCCGGATCGCCGGGCACGTGCTGGGCGTCAGCGACAAGGCGCGGCTGATTTCGGTGAAAGTGATGGATGCCTTTGGCGGCGGCGATGTGGCCACGGTCATCAAGGGCATCGACTGGGTCATGTCCCAGCCGCGCGGCGCCCCCGCCGTTGTTAACATGAGCCTGACGCGCAAACATCCCGGCGGGATCGATCCGCTTGCCATCGCCGTGACGCGGCTGATGGACAGCGGGGCCGTGGTGGTGGTTGCGGCGGGCAATGCGTCACAGGACGTAGCGCAGTTCACCCCGGCCAATATCCCCGGCGTCATCACGGTCGGCTCTGTGACCGATGGTCAACTGTCCAGTTTCAGCAACGCCGGGGCGGGCGTCGATCTGTATGCCCCGGGAGAGGCGGTGACCTCGGCCTCGATCCGGGATGTCTGCGGGTTGCGGCAAATGTCCGGCACGTCGATGGCCGCGCCCTTTGTCACCGGGCTGGTGGCCGAACTGCTGGCGCAAGGGCAGGCCCCCGACACCATCCCCGACGCCCTGCGCCAAGAGGCAAAGCAGGTTTCGACCGGCGCGCTGACCGGCGAGACCCTGCGCTTTGTGCTGAGCGATCTACCCGCCCAAGTGGCCGAACTTTGCCCCGATCCGTAA
- a CDS encoding NHL repeat-containing protein — protein sequence MFDHGTVVTSGFSGFVTKTPLVRAGDPPPDLAAPRYRYLDPNGTVAALLGADALGRSFDGTEITRSPYDRILARDVGQVFGLAIDDEEFRNLYLTASSAYGLNIIGPDRDNDTLPDRLVRGQPEARWMAGQWGNHGSAGPGSVWKVDGETGQISMLTNITLDGADNTGPGLGNIAFDPDHNQLFVSDLQTGMIHRLDLDGRDLEQFDHGAGLDSPEPHDPSLVVEITDRGFDTEDPESWGFADPARRVWGLAKHGGRLYYAVADGPEVWSVGIDDRTGAFVDDARWELTVKNGFGSGEITDMVFAGDGAMVLARRGERIGAFDHEALTKPRRATVLRYVFEDPEDPDTPSVWVEQPQIYPVGFGAQGEKALGGVDVGPGYDDRGDWSSDFCGATLWTTGERLRDDAPLSRALQPGGALEIDGLQAQPVLLNSAGNRPPWQSFFADYDRIYDGPRVSGHVGDVEVVGCRGQGGHGEDYVSYDEIGDDYGYGDDDDGNGGGGGSCLAPPCGKKPPACLTTQLLARCNPASGEYEVVGIFDDKHGQGLDRLKIDDPSGQISTLPTEQSLLAPFSASLGAMVAGQRGQLNLCAFNEAERDSGQPYACCNATVEITTPDAACEKEAE from the coding sequence TTGTTTGATCACGGCACCGTGGTCACCAGCGGCTTTAGCGGCTTTGTCACCAAGACACCGCTGGTGCGCGCGGGTGATCCACCGCCGGATCTGGCCGCGCCGCGCTATCGCTATCTTGATCCCAACGGGACGGTGGCGGCGCTGTTGGGCGCCGATGCGCTGGGCCGCAGTTTCGACGGAACCGAAATCACCCGAAGCCCCTATGACCGCATCCTTGCGCGCGATGTCGGGCAGGTCTTTGGGCTGGCCATCGACGATGAGGAATTCCGCAACCTCTACCTGACCGCAAGTTCCGCCTATGGGCTGAACATCATCGGGCCGGATCGCGACAACGACACCTTGCCCGACCGGCTTGTTCGGGGCCAACCCGAAGCGCGCTGGATGGCGGGGCAATGGGGCAACCACGGCAGCGCCGGACCGGGCAGCGTCTGGAAGGTGGACGGTGAAACCGGGCAGATCAGCATGCTGACCAACATCACGCTTGACGGTGCGGACAACACCGGGCCGGGGCTGGGCAATATCGCCTTTGACCCGGACCACAACCAGTTGTTCGTCTCTGACCTGCAAACCGGGATGATCCACCGGCTGGACCTGGATGGCCGCGATCTGGAGCAGTTCGACCACGGCGCCGGACTGGACAGCCCCGAACCCCACGATCCGTCCCTTGTGGTCGAAATCACCGACAGGGGCTTTGATACCGAAGACCCCGAAAGCTGGGGCTTTGCCGATCCCGCGCGCCGCGTCTGGGGTTTGGCCAAGCACGGCGGGCGGCTGTACTATGCCGTGGCCGACGGACCCGAGGTCTGGTCCGTGGGCATTGACGATCGCACCGGTGCCTTTGTCGATGACGCCCGGTGGGAGCTGACGGTGAAAAACGGCTTTGGCAGCGGTGAGATCACCGACATGGTCTTTGCCGGTGACGGCGCGATGGTGCTGGCACGCCGGGGCGAACGCATTGGCGCCTTTGACCACGAAGCCCTGACCAAGCCCCGCCGCGCCACCGTTCTGCGCTATGTCTTTGAAGATCCCGAAGATCCCGATACGCCCTCGGTCTGGGTCGAGCAGCCGCAGATCTACCCCGTGGGTTTTGGCGCCCAGGGCGAAAAGGCGCTGGGCGGGGTCGATGTTGGCCCCGGCTATGACGATCGCGGTGACTGGAGCAGTGATTTCTGCGGTGCCACGCTTTGGACCACGGGCGAAAGGCTGCGCGACGACGCGCCCTTGTCCCGCGCCCTGCAGCCGGGCGGCGCGCTTGAGATCGACGGCCTTCAGGCGCAGCCGGTGCTGTTGAACAGCGCGGGCAACCGCCCGCCATGGCAAAGCTTTTTCGCGGATTATGACCGCATCTATGACGGCCCTCGGGTCAGCGGCCATGTCGGCGACGTCGAGGTTGTCGGCTGTCGCGGCCAGGGCGGCCATGGCGAAGATTATGTCAGCTATGACGAGATCGGCGATGATTACGGCTATGGCGACGACGATGACGGCAACGGGGGTGGCGGCGGGTCCTGCCTTGCGCCGCCTTGCGGGAAAAAACCGCCCGCCTGCCTGACCACCCAGCTTTTGGCGCGGTGCAATCCGGCCTCGGGCGAATACGAAGTGGTCGGTATCTTTGACGACAAGCACGGGCAAGGGCTGGACCGGCTCAAGATCGACGATCCTTCGGGCCAGATCAGCACCCTGCCGACCGAGCAAAGCCTGCTTGCGCCTTTCTCGGCCTCGCTTGGGGCCATGGTGGCGGGGCAACGGGGGCAACTGAATCTGTGTGCCTTCAACGAAGCCGAACGCGACAGCGGTCAGCCCTATGCCTGCTGCAACGCCACAGTCGAAATCACAACGCCCGACGCGGCCTGCGAGAAGGAGGCAGAATGA
- a CDS encoding polysaccharide biosynthesis/export family protein, with product MIRHTFKALLAGAVVFLGGCEIGYNSPKVNPLRDGDTKVRVVRMTPETVLAANRSSYRPKTLPSVFFQTSGYGSGVRGAGVTPSPVVDQTRKPVAMETRLPPDIQPRPYRIGVGDVLLLATPSGGTTIEQLSGLLAASNSRQGYTVQDDGAIAIPNVGRVQVAGNTLDEAEAELFQRLVENQINPEFSLEVAEFNARRVSIGGAVAKPTVAPISLTPLYLDEALAAAGGIQAQDQDYASVRIYREGTLYQIPLTELYSSRGLSKILLVDGDSVFVDTEYELDRAQAYFEEQIRLAEFKQRARINALDELQTEVNIRRGNLSEARENYLTRLELDSVERDYVYLAGEVAKQARYPLPFGKNASLADALYSNAGIPTETGNVREIYVLRGSPDPREFGAVTAWQLDARDATNFMLATRFELRPNDVVFVAEQPVTRWGRVIRQITPSLITTAATAAIQ from the coding sequence ATGATCAGACACACATTCAAGGCGCTTCTTGCTGGCGCTGTCGTTTTTCTGGGTGGCTGCGAGATTGGCTACAACTCGCCCAAGGTGAACCCCCTCAGGGACGGTGACACCAAGGTGCGCGTAGTGCGCATGACGCCTGAAACGGTGCTTGCGGCCAATCGGTCATCCTATCGCCCCAAGACCCTGCCGTCGGTCTTTTTCCAGACGTCGGGCTATGGCAGCGGCGTGCGCGGAGCGGGCGTGACGCCCAGCCCCGTGGTCGATCAGACCCGCAAGCCGGTTGCGATGGAAACCCGTCTGCCCCCGGACATCCAGCCGCGCCCCTACCGTATCGGGGTTGGCGACGTTCTGCTGCTGGCAACGCCCAGCGGCGGCACCACGATCGAACAGCTTAGCGGCCTTCTGGCAGCATCGAATTCGCGCCAGGGCTATACCGTTCAGGACGATGGCGCGATCGCGATCCCCAACGTCGGCCGGGTGCAGGTCGCCGGCAACACCCTGGACGAGGCCGAGGCCGAGCTGTTCCAGCGCTTGGTCGAAAACCAGATCAATCCCGAATTCAGCCTGGAAGTGGCCGAGTTCAACGCCCGCCGCGTTTCGATCGGGGGGGCGGTGGCGAAACCGACCGTTGCGCCGATTTCCCTGACGCCGCTTTACCTTGACGAAGCGCTGGCCGCGGCAGGCGGCATTCAGGCCCAGGATCAGGACTATGCTTCGGTCCGGATCTACCGCGAAGGCACGCTTTACCAGATTCCGCTGACCGAACTCTATTCCAGCCGCGGGCTGAGCAAGATCCTGCTGGTCGATGGCGATAGCGTCTTTGTCGATACCGAATACGAACTGGACCGCGCCCAGGCCTATTTCGAAGAGCAGATCCGCCTTGCCGAATTCAAGCAGCGCGCGCGGATCAATGCCCTGGACGAACTTCAGACCGAGGTGAACATCCGCCGCGGCAACCTGTCCGAAGCGCGCGAAAACTATCTGACCCGGCTAGAGCTGGATTCGGTCGAGCGTGACTATGTCTATCTGGCGGGCGAAGTGGCCAAGCAGGCGCGCTATCCCCTGCCCTTTGGCAAGAACGCGTCGCTGGCGGATGCCCTTTACAGCAACGCCGGCATTCCCACCGAAACGGGCAACGTCCGCGAGATCTATGTCCTGCGCGGATCGCCCGACCCGCGTGAATTCGGCGCGGTCACGGCCTGGCAACTGGATGCACGGGATGCAACCAACTTCATGCTGGCGACACGGTTCGAACTGCGTCCGAACGATGTGGTCTTTGTCGCTGAACAGCCGGTAACCCGCTGGGGCCGCGTGATCCGTCAGATCACCCCGTCGCTGATCACCACGGCCGCAACAGCCGCGATCCAGTGA
- a CDS encoding YjbF family lipoprotein: protein MRRLISRAAGATLLALALVGCSSSSETNLLSSGLARLKAGKAEPQDLRKIVTRANVAAEGKPILLIELPDRKAQALATQLGNNGGVETWLSPDGVSVSLNRGIVVATRGLGGDLMTADIAEVLAGLYNGAPRATRIHRYLDGEDTVQVAAFICDYTNRGGEPARTAVGDIPAIRIDESCAGPDLTFENRYWIGQDGRVRKARQWIGPKVGFMVSERLDD, encoded by the coding sequence ATGAGACGCCTGATTTCCCGCGCGGCTGGCGCAACGCTTTTGGCGCTGGCGCTTGTCGGCTGCTCCTCCTCCTCGGAAACCAACCTTCTGTCCAGCGGGCTGGCCCGGCTGAAGGCGGGCAAGGCCGAACCGCAGGACCTGCGCAAGATCGTCACCCGCGCCAATGTCGCCGCCGAGGGCAAGCCGATCCTGTTGATCGAATTGCCTGACCGCAAGGCGCAGGCGCTGGCGACGCAACTGGGCAACAATGGCGGCGTCGAAACCTGGCTAAGCCCGGACGGCGTGTCGGTCAGCCTGAACCGCGGTATCGTGGTGGCAACGCGCGGCCTTGGCGGCGACCTGATGACCGCCGACATCGCCGAAGTCCTGGCCGGCCTGTACAACGGCGCGCCGCGCGCGACCCGCATTCATCGCTATCTGGATGGAGAAGACACCGTTCAGGTGGCCGCCTTCATCTGCGATTACACCAATCGCGGCGGCGAACCCGCGCGCACCGCCGTCGGGGACATCCCGGCCATCCGCATCGACGAATCCTGCGCCGGGCCCGATCTGACCTTTGAGAATCGCTATTGGATCGGGCAGGATGGACGCGTTCGCAAGGCGCGACAATGGATTGGACCCAAGGTCGGCTTCATGGTATCAGAGCGTCTTGATGACTAA
- a CDS encoding di-heme-cytochrome C peroxidase — MRIFAFTLLCLLPVPALACWTDAYGDPLKQDWPQADKETWYETSQGSRLIPMPWYQAIRLPDGARFDSPEVQGRYATHLCPDTGRPMGFVVDRDVAAGDALGLNCAACHTAVLDDGNQRFVVDGAPSDLDLQSYMRDLFGAMLALYRDGGPQPGPVWTGFARDVLGDDHRASEALDLQQDVLAWLERFNKVQQSIEAGRDWGHGRTDAVAVILNTAASLSDTRAGTLLPAASAPVSFPHVWNAPQMRRVQWNGSAWKLLDIGLVKSIEMGAVVRNVAEVLGVFAEVRLTSEAMDDWGSYPNVTSSIRMANLVRLERSLATLKSPAWPQAWGDPQADPALFDHGAALYAENCASCHSLMDRDDLQTVIEDASTATQGPVTRMVPLFDLRDPQGAGLQTDPMMACNALTHTTWAGAFGELDDSFGAFRKLSKGALPQAVSLQKFAPDVTTLRLIEELALRLIFEKRGELADLQKEDLQAEARAMADSFAQALWGPPDTTGVDPQNSDFTPTPGTHGATSVPQARALCAELLRKAGAVPEYKARPLNGIWATAPFLHNGSVPSLADLLLPPDQRPREFTTGAVRFDPDRVGLGAPLGQGPVSRFRSHDDDGQAIPGNDNGGHDMPASVACFTDPQGQTCAGDRAALLTYLKSL, encoded by the coding sequence ATGCGTATCTTTGCCTTCACGCTGCTTTGCCTGTTGCCTGTCCCGGCACTGGCCTGTTGGACCGACGCCTATGGCGATCCGCTGAAACAGGACTGGCCCCAAGCCGACAAGGAAACCTGGTACGAAACCAGCCAGGGGTCCCGGCTGATCCCGATGCCCTGGTATCAGGCGATCCGCCTGCCGGACGGCGCGCGCTTTGACAGCCCCGAGGTGCAGGGCCGCTATGCCACGCATCTTTGCCCCGACACCGGGCGGCCGATGGGCTTTGTCGTGGACCGCGATGTCGCGGCGGGCGATGCGCTGGGGCTGAACTGCGCCGCCTGTCACACGGCGGTTCTGGACGATGGCAACCAGCGCTTCGTGGTGGATGGCGCGCCCTCGGACCTTGATCTGCAAAGCTATATGCGGGACCTGTTCGGCGCGATGCTGGCGCTTTACCGCGATGGCGGACCGCAGCCGGGGCCGGTCTGGACGGGGTTCGCCCGGGATGTTCTGGGCGACGACCATCGGGCGTCCGAAGCGCTGGATTTGCAACAGGATGTCCTGGCCTGGCTGGAACGGTTCAACAAGGTACAGCAAAGCATCGAGGCCGGCAGGGACTGGGGCCACGGGCGCACCGATGCCGTCGCCGTGATCCTGAACACGGCCGCCAGCCTGTCGGACACCCGCGCCGGAACCCTGCTGCCGGCGGCCAGTGCGCCGGTGTCCTTTCCCCATGTCTGGAACGCCCCGCAGATGCGCCGGGTGCAGTGGAACGGGTCGGCCTGGAAGCTGCTGGACATCGGCCTGGTCAAATCCATCGAGATGGGCGCCGTGGTGCGCAACGTCGCCGAAGTGCTGGGCGTCTTTGCCGAGGTGCGCCTGACCTCGGAGGCGATGGACGACTGGGGCAGTTACCCCAATGTCACAAGTTCGATCCGCATGGCCAACCTGGTCCGGCTTGAACGCAGCCTGGCAACGCTGAAAAGCCCGGCATGGCCGCAGGCCTGGGGTGACCCGCAGGCTGATCCTGCGCTGTTCGACCATGGCGCCGCGCTTTATGCGGAAAACTGCGCAAGCTGTCACAGCCTGATGGACCGCGACGACCTGCAAACCGTGATCGAGGATGCCAGCACCGCAACGCAGGGCCCGGTGACCCGGATGGTGCCGCTGTTCGATCTGCGTGATCCGCAGGGAGCGGGGCTTCAGACCGATCCGATGATGGCCTGCAACGCGCTGACCCACACCACCTGGGCCGGGGCCTTTGGCGAACTGGACGACAGCTTTGGCGCGTTCCGCAAACTGAGCAAGGGCGCGCTGCCACAGGCCGTATCCTTGCAGAAATTCGCCCCCGACGTGACGACCCTGCGCCTGATCGAGGAACTGGCGCTGCGCCTGATCTTCGAAAAACGAGGAGAGCTGGCAGACCTGCAAAAAGAAGACCTGCAGGCCGAGGCCCGCGCGATGGCCGACAGCTTTGCCCAGGCGCTGTGGGGCCCCCCGGATACGACCGGGGTCGATCCGCAGAACAGCGATTTCACACCAACGCCCGGCACCCATGGCGCCACCAGCGTGCCGCAGGCCCGCGCGCTATGCGCCGAGCTGCTGCGCAAGGCCGGGGCCGTGCCGGAATACAAGGCGCGTCCGCTGAACGGCATCTGGGCCACCGCGCCCTTCTTGCACAATGGATCGGTTCCCAGCCTGGCCGACCTGCTGTTGCCGCCCGACCAGCGCCCCAGGGAATTCACCACCGGTGCCGTGCGCTTTGATCCGGACCGTGTTGGCCTTGGCGCGCCCTTGGGGCAGGGGCCGGTATCGCGGTTCCGCAGCCACGATGACGATGGCCAGGCCATTCCGGGCAACGACAACGGCGGGCATGACATGCCGGCCTCGGTTGCCTGTTTCACCGATCCGCAGGGGCAGACCTGCGCAGGTGACCGCGCGGCGCTGCTGACCTATCTGAAGTCACTTTAG